In a genomic window of Bacteroidales bacterium:
- a CDS encoding M15 family metallopeptidase has product MRYISFMVALILFWLLQAQGNLFNADSIMRNFLLGKYEPSKHPDFTLIDSLYTYKKNIYMQREAYEAFIRMCDSAKKEGIHLFIVSATRTFNDQKNIWEKKWYGKNLVEGKNLTQTHPDPVERARFILRYSSMPGTSRHHWGTDIDINSVDPAYFKTTEGNQVYTWLQIHAASFGFCQPYIEFGELRSTGYQPEPWHWSYMPLSSKYLQAYEKLITYDDIKGFAGSETARILNIFDNFVKGINNNCLLWNH; this is encoded by the coding sequence ATGCGCTATATATCCTTTATGGTGGCATTGATCTTATTTTGGCTTTTACAGGCTCAAGGCAACCTATTTAATGCAGATTCAATTATGAGAAATTTCTTGTTAGGAAAATATGAACCTTCTAAACATCCTGATTTTACCCTAATAGATTCCCTATATACATATAAGAAGAATATATATATGCAACGCGAAGCCTATGAAGCATTCATACGCATGTGCGACAGCGCTAAAAAAGAAGGTATTCATCTATTCATTGTATCTGCTACAAGAACCTTTAATGACCAAAAAAACATCTGGGAGAAAAAATGGTATGGTAAGAACTTGGTTGAAGGTAAAAACCTTACTCAAACTCATCCTGATCCTGTCGAAAGAGCTCGCTTTATCTTACGTTACAGTAGTATGCCTGGCACTTCTCGTCATCATTGGGGAACTGATATCGATATCAACAGTGTGGATCCTGCTTACTTTAAAACCACTGAAGGTAATCAAGTCTACACTTGGCTTCAAATTCATGCTGCCTCTTTTGGCTTCTGCCAGCCATACATTGAGTTCGGAGAACTTCGTTCAACCGGTTATCAACCTGAACCATGGCATTGGTCCTACATGCCCCTCTCTTCAAAATATCTGCAAGCATACGAAAAATTAATTACTTATGACGATATTAAAGGTTTTGCTGGATCAGAAACAGCTAGAATCTTAAACATTTTTGATAACTTTGTAAAAGGAATTAATAATAATTGTCTTTTATGGAACCACTAG
- a CDS encoding transketolase family protein, whose product MELKPTRFGFGEALRDVGEIEKRLIVLGLDISSSVCVHWFAEKFPERFFSIGIAEQNAATIAAGLALEGFIPVFSTYGVFAAFRASDQIRISICYNNIHVIIGGAHAGISVGPDGATHQALEDIAVMRALPHMTVLSPCDANQTYLATKAAIQQIKGPVYVRFGREAVPNFTSITDKFTPGKIDELIKGKDVTIVATGHMVYHALKAAQKLNTLNISASVLNVHTIKPLDQESLIFHARKTGCVLTIEEHQIHGGLGSAVAECLSQHYPVLMKIMGMPDSFGESGQPEELLIKYGLHTDQIVDEALKLFKKK is encoded by the coding sequence GTGGAATTAAAGCCTACTCGTTTTGGGTTTGGTGAAGCATTAAGAGATGTAGGTGAAATAGAAAAACGATTAATTGTTCTTGGTTTAGATATTTCTTCTTCAGTGTGTGTACACTGGTTTGCTGAAAAATTCCCAGAACGTTTTTTTTCAATCGGCATTGCCGAGCAAAACGCAGCTACCATAGCTGCTGGACTTGCCCTGGAAGGTTTTATTCCCGTTTTTAGTACTTATGGCGTTTTTGCAGCTTTCAGAGCATCGGACCAAATACGTATCTCAATATGTTACAATAATATTCATGTCATCATAGGAGGTGCTCATGCTGGCATTTCTGTTGGCCCAGATGGGGCTACTCATCAGGCTCTTGAAGATATTGCCGTTATGCGTGCTCTACCACATATGACTGTACTTTCCCCTTGCGACGCAAATCAAACCTATCTTGCAACCAAGGCTGCAATCCAGCAAATCAAAGGTCCCGTTTATGTTCGTTTTGGTAGAGAAGCCGTTCCCAATTTTACATCCATTACCGACAAATTTACCCCGGGCAAAATCGATGAACTTATCAAAGGAAAAGACGTAACCATCGTCGCCACAGGACATATGGTCTATCATGCTCTCAAGGCCGCTCAAAAGCTTAACACACTGAACATATCTGCATCGGTTCTGAATGTTCATACCATCAAACCTTTAGACCAAGAAAGCCTCATATTCCACGCCCGTAAAACAGGTTGCGTTCTTACCATTGAAGAACATCAAATTCATGGTGGTTTAGGTTCAGCTGTGGCTGAATGTCTTAGTCAACATTATCCTGTTCTCATGAAAATCATGGGCATGCCCGACTCTTTCGGAGAATCTGGTCAACCAGAGGAGTTACTTATTAAGTATGGATTGCATACCGATCAAATCGTAGATGAAGCTCTAAAACTTTTCAAGAAAAAATAA
- a CDS encoding exonuclease domain-containing protein, with amino-acid sequence MNKSYVVCDVETTGGTLNQNRIIEIALIRIENQKITETFHSLVHPGKHIPPFITNLTGISNEMIKDAPYFHEIAFDVLNFFKESIFVAHNATFDYKVIQSEFARMGINFEIPIIDTLRLSREFFPDLPSYQLKKLTSWLDIPLHDHHRALSDAMATANLFLKILSLQDYSLCDNFNSFSYLPDTPGLFFLLDKDKNVLLVKSSENIRKSVQQQYRSFYSRNKSLQQSFEDVSYIETQSLLIANLLEWVETQKVKAHLRRKHGFLKKIGIYHQVNDEGYICFEIHPTSKKKNELPLIHFDTIEEAKKELYAWCLTNELYENLCGLNNKNLHCEYQLYHNTYNHKEPPDIYNQRVENLIFSQLFEKKTFLIIDNQNSNATPFVFIKNGLFQGYGYFPSDFTLTSIDEIYLFLKIIPLPPLELTKFLKLILNSPKINKTTIRLIKL; translated from the coding sequence ATGAATAAATCATATGTGGTTTGTGATGTTGAAACCACAGGTGGAACTTTAAATCAAAATAGAATCATTGAAATTGCACTTATTCGCATAGAAAATCAAAAAATTACCGAAACTTTTCATAGTCTTGTTCATCCTGGCAAACATATTCCTCCTTTCATAACTAATCTAACTGGAATATCCAATGAAATGATTAAAGATGCCCCCTATTTTCATGAAATTGCTTTTGATGTGCTCAATTTTTTTAAAGAATCAATTTTTGTTGCTCATAATGCAACATTTGATTATAAAGTCATACAATCAGAATTTGCCCGTATGGGCATCAATTTTGAAATTCCGATAATTGACACTTTAAGACTTTCGCGCGAATTCTTTCCTGACCTTCCTTCATATCAGCTGAAAAAACTAACTTCTTGGCTTGACATCCCTTTGCATGATCATCATCGCGCTCTTAGCGATGCTATGGCAACAGCAAACCTTTTTCTAAAAATTCTTTCACTTCAAGACTACTCTTTATGTGACAATTTCAACTCTTTTTCATATCTGCCAGATACTCCTGGATTGTTTTTCCTTCTAGATAAAGATAAAAACGTACTTCTTGTCAAAAGCTCTGAGAACATCAGAAAATCCGTACAACAACAATACCGAAGTTTCTATTCACGCAATAAATCACTTCAGCAATCTTTCGAGGATGTTAGTTATATTGAAACTCAAAGTTTACTTATTGCAAATTTGCTTGAATGGGTTGAAACTCAAAAAGTAAAAGCTCATCTTAGGCGCAAACATGGTTTTCTTAAAAAAATAGGAATTTACCATCAGGTAAACGATGAAGGATATATCTGTTTCGAAATTCATCCAACCAGTAAAAAGAAAAACGAACTTCCTCTCATTCACTTCGATACAATAGAAGAAGCCAAAAAAGAACTTTATGCATGGTGTTTAACTAATGAGCTTTACGAAAATCTATGTGGACTCAATAATAAAAATTTACATTGTGAGTATCAACTCTATCATAATACTTACAACCATAAAGAACCTCCAGATATTTACAATCAACGTGTTGAAAATCTTATTTTTTCCCAATTGTTCGAAAAGAAAACTTTTCTCATCATTGATAACCAGAATTCAAACGCTACACCATTTGTATTTATTAAGAATGGACTATTTCAAGGATATGGCTATTTTCCTTCAGATTTTACTTTAACTTCAATTGACGAAATTTATCTGTTTTTGAAAATTATACCACTTCCTCCTCTTGAACTTACCAAATTTCTGAAACTTATTTTAAACTCACCTAAAATCAACAAAACTACAATTCGATTAATTAAGCTTTAA
- the truB gene encoding tRNA pseudouridine(55) synthase TruB, which produces MFDFESGEILLIDKPYTWTSFDVVNFIKQNLHRLLKKPIKIGHGGTLDPLATGLLIVLTNKKTKMASKIQNLPKTYEGTFVLGAFTPSFDKETLDQLEDGYPIDHITPELIMEKAKEMIGNQMQMPPQYSAIKVNGKRAYEYVRNGKTIHLSPRPITIYEFNITRIELPEVDFQIVCSKGTYIRSIARDFGDALETAAYLGSLCRTQIGKYKLEDAMHPKEFIIFVEKLIENKMIQV; this is translated from the coding sequence ATGTTCGATTTTGAAAGCGGTGAAATTCTCCTAATTGATAAACCCTACACTTGGACGTCTTTCGACGTAGTCAATTTCATTAAACAAAATCTACACAGGCTTTTGAAAAAACCCATAAAAATTGGTCATGGGGGCACCCTTGATCCACTTGCAACCGGATTACTTATTGTTCTCACTAACAAAAAAACCAAAATGGCTAGCAAAATCCAAAATCTTCCAAAAACATACGAGGGAACTTTCGTCCTCGGAGCTTTTACTCCATCTTTCGACAAAGAAACACTCGACCAGCTTGAGGATGGATACCCAATTGACCATATTACTCCCGAACTTATTATGGAGAAAGCCAAAGAAATGATAGGTAACCAGATGCAAATGCCACCTCAATACAGTGCCATCAAAGTCAACGGCAAAAGAGCTTACGAGTATGTCAGAAATGGTAAAACTATCCATCTATCTCCACGCCCTATTACGATTTATGAATTCAATATCACCCGTATTGAACTTCCTGAAGTGGACTTTCAAATAGTTTGCAGCAAAGGCACTTATATTCGTTCCATTGCAAGAGACTTCGGCGACGCCCTGGAGACAGCAGCTTACCTGGGCTCCCTCTGTAGAACACAAATCGGAAAATATAAACTTGAAGATGCCATGCACCCCAAAGAATTTATCATCTTCGTCGAAAAACTTATCGAAAATAAAATGATTCAAGTATGA
- a CDS encoding undecaprenyl-diphosphate phosphatase, whose product MTLFEAIVLAIVEGLTEFIPVSSTGHLILAQSLLQIESTEFVKTYIISIQFGAILAVVVLYYKEFFKDLQFYLNLFIAFFPAALLGLLFHSYIEEFLSNVLMVVINLFIVGIIMIFIDKLGNREDAPKITPRHSFFIGLFQVFSMLPGVSRSAATIIGGLAQKLSRKQAAEFSFFLAVPTITAASGFELYKNHEVLLDPFHLKLIILGNFISFIIAILVIKSFISFLVKFGFKFFGWYRIILSMIFLILMNAGITFTNL is encoded by the coding sequence ATGACACTTTTCGAAGCCATTGTCCTTGCTATAGTCGAAGGCCTAACTGAATTTATACCAGTCTCATCAACGGGACATCTCATTTTAGCTCAATCATTGTTGCAAATTGAATCAACCGAATTTGTCAAAACATATATTATTTCTATCCAGTTCGGAGCAATATTAGCAGTTGTTGTTTTGTATTATAAAGAATTTTTTAAAGACCTTCAGTTCTACCTCAATTTATTTATTGCTTTTTTTCCAGCAGCTCTGCTGGGTTTATTGTTTCATTCCTATATTGAAGAATTTCTGTCTAACGTTCTGATGGTTGTTATTAATCTTTTCATAGTTGGCATAATCATGATTTTCATTGATAAACTTGGAAATAGAGAAGACGCACCTAAGATTACACCGAGACACTCTTTTTTCATAGGCCTTTTCCAGGTTTTTTCAATGTTACCTGGAGTGAGTCGCTCTGCAGCTACCATCATAGGTGGTCTTGCACAAAAACTTAGCAGAAAACAAGCAGCAGAATTTAGTTTTTTTCTCGCAGTACCTACCATCACAGCAGCATCAGGATTTGAGCTTTACAAAAATCATGAAGTTTTGCTTGATCCATTTCATTTGAAATTAATCATTTTGGGCAATTTCATCTCTTTTATAATCGCCATCCTTGTCATAAAATCATTCATTTCATTTCTTGTTAAATTTGGATTTAAGTTTTTTGGTTGGTATCGTATCATATTAAGTATGATTTTCCTGATTTTAATGAATGCAGGAATAACATTTACAAATCTATAA
- a CDS encoding DUF3098 domain-containing protein — protein sequence MKQTPQNKPQMVFGKINYLLMLGGILLMALGYLLMIGGGSHDPKVFNYEIFSFQRLTLAPILIVLGIVVNVIAILYRPANNNKK from the coding sequence ATGAAGCAAACTCCTCAAAACAAACCCCAAATGGTTTTCGGAAAAATAAACTATTTGCTAATGCTAGGCGGCATCTTACTTATGGCTTTGGGATATCTTTTAATGATAGGTGGTGGTTCCCATGATCCCAAGGTTTTTAATTACGAAATTTTTTCTTTTCAAAGATTGACTTTAGCCCCCATTCTCATTGTTCTAGGAATCGTGGTAAATGTGATAGCCATACTTTACCGCCCAGCAAATAATAATAAGAAATGA
- a CDS encoding leucine-rich repeat domain-containing protein, translating into MKTIVSILFFFYTISLLTQNDFNYKLLKPYKKLSEIRQNPDSVQFIKLTHKGLKSFPSEIFLCKNLIYLDLSFNRIEEIPPQIAELKNLRVLNLGNNRIKTLPPEIGKCSQLSTLILRFNDLSTLPSEIGNLTNLKSLNLAGTNITSLPEEIQKISSSLQYLDLRVIPLTKEQQSYIENLLPHTRIFFSQSCNCRN; encoded by the coding sequence ATGAAAACAATTGTTTCAATACTTTTCTTCTTTTATACCATTTCTTTATTGACGCAAAATGACTTTAATTACAAATTACTAAAACCTTATAAAAAATTGTCCGAAATTAGACAAAATCCTGATAGTGTCCAATTTATTAAATTGACCCATAAAGGCCTTAAATCTTTCCCATCCGAAATATTCTTATGCAAAAATCTTATCTATCTTGACCTTAGCTTCAATAGAATTGAAGAGATACCACCTCAGATTGCAGAACTTAAAAATCTACGTGTTCTTAATCTCGGTAACAATCGGATTAAAACACTTCCTCCTGAAATAGGCAAGTGTTCTCAACTCTCTACCCTCATTCTTCGTTTCAATGACCTGTCTACCCTACCTTCAGAGATAGGAAATTTAACAAATCTCAAATCTCTTAATTTGGCAGGAACTAATATAACTAGTTTACCTGAAGAAATTCAAAAGATATCCTCTTCTCTTCAATACTTAGATCTTCGAGTTATTCCACTTACCAAAGAACAACAAAGCTATATCGAAAATCTTCTTCCTCATACTAGGATTTTTTTCAGTCAAAGTTGTAATTGCAGAAATTAA
- a CDS encoding bifunctional riboflavin kinase/FAD synthetase: MKTLTPDNIHELHSNQLAITVGTFDGIHIGHQTILNRLHSIAREKQIPSLLYTFAQHPRNILYQGDQSVKVLTTNKEKIHLLSYLPFKPDYIHFQPFTTEFAEIPPEHFVRDILHRVFHASVIVIGHDHAFGKNREGNSETLEKICNELKIQLIRLEPVEINGLIVSSSKIRKLLTYGNIQLANRLLGYPYTIIGTVIHGDHLGSKLGFPTANIAIDLSEKLLPPNGVYAAIIKVDHQAYPAMVNIGTRPTFNGKSLRLEAHLLDINIDLYGKELIIQIYDRIREERKFSSSEELTSQLHRDKAKTLALLAKQFK; the protein is encoded by the coding sequence ATGAAAACTTTAACTCCAGATAACATCCACGAGTTACACTCTAACCAACTTGCCATCACCGTAGGCACTTTTGATGGAATCCATATAGGGCATCAAACTATTTTAAATAGGCTACATTCGATTGCACGAGAGAAACAAATTCCTTCACTTTTATATACTTTTGCACAACATCCAAGAAACATTCTCTACCAAGGTGACCAAAGTGTTAAAGTTCTAACTACCAACAAGGAAAAAATACACCTATTGTCTTACCTTCCTTTCAAACCAGACTATATTCATTTTCAACCTTTTACAACTGAATTTGCAGAAATACCCCCCGAACATTTCGTCCGTGATATTCTTCACCGTGTTTTTCATGCATCCGTCATCGTCATTGGTCACGATCATGCTTTTGGAAAAAATAGAGAAGGAAACAGCGAGACGCTTGAAAAAATATGTAACGAACTTAAGATTCAACTTATTCGGCTTGAGCCAGTCGAAATAAACGGTCTCATTGTTAGTTCTTCTAAAATCAGAAAACTTCTTACTTATGGAAACATTCAACTGGCAAATCGTTTATTAGGCTATCCTTATACTATTATAGGTACGGTTATCCATGGGGATCACCTTGGCTCAAAATTAGGGTTTCCCACAGCCAACATAGCCATAGACTTATCAGAAAAACTACTCCCACCAAACGGAGTTTACGCTGCTATAATCAAAGTAGATCATCAAGCTTATCCTGCTATGGTCAATATTGGAACAAGACCTACATTCAATGGAAAAAGCCTTAGGTTAGAAGCCCATTTGTTAGATATTAACATTGATCTTTATGGAAAAGAATTAATTATTCAAATTTATGACCGAATTAGAGAAGAAAGAAAATTCTCCTCTTCGGAAGAACTCACTTCCCAACTCCACCGTGATAAAGCTAAAACCCTTGCTCTTCTTGCAAAACAATTCAAATGA
- the sucC gene encoding ADP-forming succinate--CoA ligase subunit beta — MNLHEYQAKMLLKQYGVLVPVGYVASNSEEALMAAKKVWDETKVEGWAIKAQIHAGGRGKAGGIKIARHMEEVELFSQQLIGSKLITPQTSAEGKLVRKILIEQNIYYPGEEQPLEFYVSFLLNKALEKYMFMYSIQGGMEIEVVAEKNPELIFTEIIDPMLGLMPYQARRMAYNLGLKGVAFQNMVSFLLNLYRAAISIDANLVEINPVLKASDGKIFAADAKVVIDNNALFRHPEIAQMDDPDEMDSLEREATHYKLNYIKLNGNVGCMVNGAGLAMATMDVIKMSGGEPANFLDVGGSADVDRVEKGFRIILKDPNVRLIFVNIFGGIVRCDRVANGIVQAYRNIGEIPVPVVVRLQGTNAEEGKQLIAESGLKVYSVIYIEEAAELINKLLS, encoded by the coding sequence ATGAATTTGCATGAGTATCAAGCAAAAATGTTGTTGAAACAATATGGGGTTTTGGTTCCAGTGGGATATGTAGCAAGTAATTCTGAAGAAGCTTTGATGGCTGCTAAAAAAGTTTGGGATGAAACCAAAGTAGAAGGTTGGGCTATTAAAGCTCAAATTCATGCAGGGGGGAGAGGTAAGGCTGGTGGAATTAAAATAGCTCGCCATATGGAGGAAGTTGAGTTATTTTCCCAACAGCTTATCGGGAGCAAGCTAATTACTCCTCAAACTTCTGCGGAGGGTAAACTAGTACGAAAGATTTTGATCGAGCAAAACATATATTATCCAGGAGAAGAACAACCGCTGGAGTTTTATGTTAGTTTTCTGTTAAATAAAGCCCTGGAAAAATACATGTTTATGTATTCCATCCAAGGTGGCATGGAAATTGAGGTAGTTGCTGAGAAAAATCCCGAACTTATTTTTACTGAAATCATTGATCCTATGTTGGGTCTTATGCCGTATCAGGCTAGAAGAATGGCATATAATCTTGGTTTAAAAGGAGTGGCTTTTCAAAACATGGTTTCTTTTCTTCTGAATTTATACCGTGCGGCTATTTCTATAGATGCTAACCTTGTCGAAATCAATCCGGTTTTGAAAGCATCGGATGGTAAAATATTTGCAGCTGATGCTAAGGTGGTTATTGATAACAATGCGTTATTCAGGCATCCTGAGATTGCACAAATGGATGATCCTGATGAAATGGATTCACTTGAAAGAGAAGCTACGCACTATAAACTTAATTACATAAAGTTAAACGGCAATGTGGGTTGTATGGTTAACGGAGCAGGTCTAGCCATGGCAACGATGGATGTTATTAAGATGAGTGGAGGTGAACCTGCTAATTTTCTTGATGTGGGTGGAAGTGCAGATGTCGACAGAGTAGAAAAAGGTTTTCGCATTATTCTAAAGGATCCCAATGTAAGGCTGATTTTTGTGAATATTTTTGGAGGTATTGTTCGTTGTGATCGCGTTGCCAATGGTATTGTCCAAGCGTACAGGAACATTGGTGAGATACCTGTACCAGTGGTGGTTCGGTTGCAAGGAACAAATGCAGAAGAAGGAAAACAACTTATTGCTGAGAGTGGATTAAAAGTATATTCTGTAATTTACATTGAGGAGGCAGCTGAATTGATCAATAAATTATTGTCTTAA
- a CDS encoding class II aldolase/adducin family protein, giving the protein MLNFKQEIEFSSTFSQLATYLHDRGWAYATGGNISLRFPWKDTFQISILDNFPHKTIFLKENPYTYLTNHALVLSASGTSMSEIAKDPVQHVVLCVFHTNYIELYAPLEGILPTSEWRTHFAVHHALKKKSIDSHILVHAHIPSLIALSHIKVNVFRGERKINRLLFSLLPELIIRLPEGISILSFALPGSEKLANTTAHTMLTSPICLWQNHGIVIRGKSVEDITERLDLLDHAVHIYMQINHMRLNPHLLSYRTIRKLKNIFSHYPH; this is encoded by the coding sequence ATGTTAAATTTTAAACAAGAAATTGAATTCTCCTCTACTTTCTCTCAGCTAGCAACATATCTACACGATAGGGGTTGGGCTTACGCAACAGGAGGTAATATTTCTCTACGTTTCCCATGGAAAGATACTTTTCAAATTTCCATTCTTGACAATTTTCCCCACAAAACTATTTTCCTCAAGGAAAATCCTTACACATATCTCACCAATCATGCTCTAGTTCTCTCAGCTTCAGGAACTTCGATGAGTGAAATAGCTAAAGATCCAGTACAACATGTTGTTTTATGTGTTTTTCATACCAACTATATAGAACTTTACGCTCCTCTTGAAGGTATTTTGCCTACTTCAGAATGGAGAACACATTTTGCTGTCCATCATGCTCTTAAAAAAAAATCGATTGATAGTCATATTCTTGTTCATGCCCATATTCCTTCTCTTATAGCTTTATCCCATATTAAAGTTAACGTTTTTCGTGGAGAACGCAAAATAAATCGATTGCTTTTTTCTCTTTTACCAGAACTTATTATCAGATTACCTGAAGGTATTTCCATTCTATCTTTTGCCCTACCTGGTTCTGAAAAGCTTGCGAATACTACGGCTCATACTATGCTTACATCTCCTATATGTCTATGGCAAAATCATGGTATCGTGATAAGAGGAAAATCTGTAGAAGACATAACTGAACGCTTGGATTTACTTGATCATGCTGTCCATATTTACATGCAAATCAATCACATGCGACTAAATCCGCATCTATTATCCTATCGCACCATTCGCAAACTCAAAAATATTTTTTCTCATTATCCCCATTAA